In the Euphorbia lathyris chromosome 5, ddEupLath1.1, whole genome shotgun sequence genome, one interval contains:
- the LOC136230385 gene encoding uncharacterized protein, translating into MKHLSADMEQIKHSHIQVRELKLHVAEIGTGTKVVLFLHGFPEIWYTWRHQMFAVAEAGYRAIAIDFRGYGESDQPEEPEKATFMDLADDVVALLDILGISKVFLVGTDFGAMVVSIIAARNPDKVLGMFTLGVPFMLPGPNAVQYDLMPEGVYIRRWTVPGRAEADFGRLDVKTVIRNIYILFSGSELQAARDDQETMDLVDPCTPLPPWFSEDDLAVYASLYEKSGFRFALQVPYRKLGVDCGISDPKVTCPALLVIGEKDYVLKVPGMEDFIRSGQVKHFVPDLDIVYLEEGTHFAAEQLPEKVNDLIINFLNKHAN; encoded by the exons ATGAAGCATCTTTCTGCAGATATGGAACAGATCAAGCACAGTCATATACAAGTAAGAGAACTAAAACTTCATGTAGCTGAGATTGGCACAG GTACTAAGGTGGTGTTGTTCCTGCACGGGTTCCCCGAAATCTGGTACACGTGGAGGCACCAAATGTTTGCTGTTGCAGAAGCTGGATACAGAGCTATAGCAATTGATTTCAGAGGGTATGGAGAGTCTGATCAACCTGAAGAACCAGAGAAAGCCACATTTATGGACCTTGCTGATGATGTTGTTGCTCTTCTTGACATTCTTGGTATCAGTAAG GTTTTTCTAGTCGGGACAGATTTCGGAGCTATGGTAGTTAGCATAATCGCTGCCCGAAACCCTGATAAGGTGCTCGGAATGTTCACATTGGGTGTTCCATTCATGTTACCGGGACCTAATGCTGTACAATATGATCTCATGCCGGAAGGTGTTTATATAAGAAGGTGGACG GTGCCAGGGAGAGCCGAAGCAGATTTCGGGCGGCTAGACGTTAAGACGGTTATAAGAAACATCTACATTCTTTTCTCTGGGAGTGAGCTACAAGCAGCAAGAGATGATCAGGAGACAATGGACTTGGTTGATCCTTGTACTCCTCTACCCCCGTGGTTCTCCGAGGATGATCTTGCAGTTTATGCGTCTCTTTACGAGAAGTCCGGTTTTCGTTTCGCATTACAGGTCCCATACAG GAAACTCGGAGTTGATTGCGGGATAAGCGATCCGAAGGTCACTTGTCCGGCATTGTTGGTAATAGGTGAGAAGGATTACGTGCTCAAAGTTCCAGGCATGGAGGATTTCATAAGAAGTGGGCAAGTGAAACATTTTGTGCCTGATTTGGACATTGTTTATCTGGAAGAAGGGACTCATTTTGCGGCCGAACAACTTCCCGAGAAAGTGAATGATCTAATCATTAACTTTCTCAACAAACATGCCAACTGA